The following coding sequences lie in one Heyndrickxia oleronia genomic window:
- a CDS encoding glycine C-acetyltransferase: MSSNALDRFLNENLEDLRDKGLYNEIDVVESANGPVIKIKGKELINLSSNNYLGLATDNRLKEVAVEAIKDWGVGAGAVRTINGTLDLHIQLEKKLAEFKGTEAAIAYQSGFNCNMAAISAVMDKNDAILSDELNHASIIDGCRLSKAKIIRVNHSDMDDLRKKAKEAKESGLYNKIMVITDGVFSMDGDIANLPGIIEIAEEFDLITYVDDAHGSGVTGKGAGTVKQFGLADKIDFQIGTLSKAIGVVGGYVAGKKNLIDWLKVRSRPFLFSTAVTPADAVAATKAIEILMSSTELNDRLWENGNYLKKGLKQLGFNIGDSETPITPCIIGDEKATQTFSKRLIEEGVYAKSIVFPTVPKGTGRVRNMPTAAHTKEMLDKAISIYEKVGKEMGLI; encoded by the coding sequence ATGTCAAGTAACGCATTAGATCGCTTTTTAAATGAAAATCTCGAGGATTTAAGAGACAAAGGGCTTTACAATGAAATTGATGTTGTCGAAAGTGCAAATGGCCCAGTAATTAAAATTAAGGGAAAAGAACTTATCAATCTTTCATCCAATAACTACTTAGGATTAGCTACTGATAACCGCTTAAAAGAAGTAGCCGTTGAAGCGATTAAAGATTGGGGTGTAGGGGCAGGAGCCGTTCGTACAATCAATGGAACCTTAGACTTGCATATTCAATTAGAAAAAAAATTAGCAGAATTTAAAGGAACGGAAGCTGCTATTGCTTATCAATCTGGTTTTAATTGTAATATGGCTGCAATTTCTGCTGTTATGGATAAAAATGATGCGATTTTATCTGATGAACTAAACCACGCTTCGATTATTGACGGCTGCCGTTTGTCTAAGGCAAAAATTATTCGCGTGAACCATTCAGATATGGATGACCTTAGAAAAAAAGCCAAGGAAGCGAAGGAATCTGGTTTATATAATAAAATCATGGTCATTACTGATGGTGTATTTTCGATGGACGGGGATATTGCGAATCTTCCAGGGATTATTGAAATCGCAGAAGAATTTGATTTAATTACCTATGTCGATGATGCTCATGGTTCAGGTGTGACTGGAAAAGGTGCAGGTACGGTAAAACAGTTTGGCCTTGCCGATAAAATTGATTTTCAAATTGGAACACTTTCTAAGGCAATTGGTGTTGTTGGTGGCTATGTTGCAGGTAAGAAAAATCTTATCGATTGGTTAAAAGTACGTTCTCGTCCATTTTTGTTTTCAACGGCGGTTACTCCTGCAGATGCTGTAGCAGCTACGAAGGCGATTGAAATTCTAATGAGTTCAACTGAATTAAATGATCGTCTATGGGAAAACGGAAATTACTTGAAAAAAGGATTAAAACAACTTGGATTTAATATAGGGGACAGTGAAACACCAATTACTCCATGCATTATAGGAGATGAAAAAGCAACACAAACATTCAGTAAACGTCTGATTGAAGAAGGGGTATATGCGAAATCAATCGTATTCCCAACTGTTCCAAAAGGTACTGGACGTGTACGGAATATGCCGACTGCTGCACATACGAAAGAAATGCTAGATAAGGCAATTTCGATTTATGAAAAGGTTGGAAAGGAAATGGGTCTAATTTAA
- a CDS encoding MurR/RpiR family transcriptional regulator, giving the protein MTVTTGGLAMLSEMLSKLPPSERKIASYILENPQESITMTASELGKNSLTSSAAVIRLCKSLDLKGFQDLKLRIAGDLQKTGENGFRDIEPNESKFNIIEKMTSNSIQTIKETAELLSIDELSKAVEDLQKANNIHFFGVGASSIIAQDAQQKFLRINKNATAFSDIHMAATLVANCQENDVVFGISFSGKTFEVAKLLELANKQGAKTISLTKYGTSIVGDQAKIRLYTSATREPTFRSGATSSRIAQLHVIDILFMCVASQAYDETVTYLDETRDAINFLREKIKIKVKEQKD; this is encoded by the coding sequence ATGACAGTTACAACTGGAGGTTTAGCGATGCTTTCGGAAATGCTTTCAAAGCTACCTCCGTCCGAAAGGAAAATTGCTTCTTATATATTAGAAAACCCTCAAGAATCGATCACGATGACTGCGAGTGAATTAGGGAAAAATAGTCTAACAAGTAGTGCAGCTGTTATTAGACTATGTAAATCCCTAGATTTAAAAGGTTTTCAGGATTTGAAGTTACGAATTGCTGGCGATTTACAAAAAACGGGTGAGAATGGTTTCAGAGATATTGAACCAAATGAATCGAAGTTTAATATTATTGAGAAAATGACAAGTAATAGTATTCAAACGATTAAAGAAACAGCAGAGCTGCTTAGTATTGATGAACTATCAAAGGCTGTAGAGGATCTGCAAAAAGCAAATAATATACACTTCTTTGGTGTAGGTGCATCTAGTATTATTGCTCAAGATGCTCAACAGAAATTTTTGCGGATAAACAAAAATGCCACTGCATTTTCTGATATTCATATGGCAGCGACCTTGGTGGCGAACTGCCAAGAAAATGATGTAGTGTTTGGTATTTCGTTTTCTGGAAAAACATTTGAGGTTGCAAAGCTACTTGAATTGGCCAATAAGCAGGGGGCTAAAACCATTAGTTTAACAAAATACGGAACGTCCATTGTAGGTGATCAGGCGAAAATTAGATTATATACCTCCGCTACACGAGAACCCACTTTCAGGAGCGGGGCAACCTCATCACGAATTGCGCAATTGCATGTGATTGATATTCTTTTTATGTGTGTAGCATCACAGGCGTATGATGAAACGGTTACGTATTTAGATGAAACAAGAGATGCAATCAATTTTTTGCGAGAAAAAATAAAAATTAAAGTAAAGGAGCAAAAGGATTAG
- a CDS encoding GNAT family N-acetyltransferase, with protein MISYNDYRPGDEKSIVQLWNKCLVTDPINQIRFRNLVLLDANFDPEGLKLAFDQNQLVGCAYAVRRILPMHGTDLEQDNGWITFFFVHPSYRHSGIGRKLLEDAILFLKTKGRRNVFFSSYAPNYILPGIDESEYPNAYKLLQSLGFETLYSPVAMDRNLVGYEKPQDVNTLKSLRESEGYVFSTAEDKDLFEVIQFANEKFNPDWGRAIREGILQGLPLNRILVARHEKKIVGFCIYGGYEGVADRFGPFGVDPEQQGKGLGKVLLHECLTLMRSEGLHGAWFLWTGEKSSAGYLYRKTGFEITRKFHVMKKTL; from the coding sequence ATGATTAGCTACAATGATTATCGACCAGGCGACGAAAAGTCAATTGTACAACTTTGGAACAAGTGTTTAGTCACAGACCCGATTAATCAAATTAGATTTAGAAATTTAGTTTTATTAGATGCTAATTTTGATCCTGAAGGGTTAAAACTTGCTTTTGATCAGAACCAACTGGTTGGTTGTGCTTATGCAGTTCGGAGAATATTACCTATGCATGGTACTGACTTGGAACAAGACAATGGGTGGATCACCTTCTTTTTCGTCCATCCATCCTATCGACATTCAGGAATTGGCAGGAAATTATTGGAGGATGCTATATTATTTTTGAAAACGAAAGGGAGAAGAAATGTATTCTTCTCCTCCTATGCACCAAACTATATATTACCTGGAATTGATGAAAGCGAATACCCTAATGCATATAAGCTTTTACAAAGTTTAGGATTTGAGACATTATATTCGCCTGTAGCTATGGATAGAAATTTAGTTGGTTATGAGAAACCTCAGGATGTGAATACATTAAAAAGTCTAAGGGAATCGGAAGGATATGTTTTTTCTACAGCTGAAGATAAAGATTTATTTGAAGTCATTCAGTTTGCAAATGAGAAATTTAATCCTGATTGGGGAAGAGCAATTCGTGAGGGAATATTGCAAGGTCTTCCATTAAATCGAATATTAGTTGCTAGGCATGAGAAAAAGATAGTTGGATTCTGTATCTATGGAGGATATGAAGGGGTAGCCGATCGATTTGGCCCCTTTGGAGTTGATCCTGAACAGCAAGGTAAGGGATTGGGGAAGGTTCTCTTGCATGAATGTTTAACCCTAATGCGCTCTGAGGGACTACATGGAGCATGGTTTTTATGGACCGGAGAGAAAAGTTCGGCGGGTTATTTATATCGAAAAACAGGATTTGAAATTACCCGAAAATTTCATGTGATGAAGAAAACTCTTTAA
- a CDS encoding exo-beta-N-acetylmuramidase NamZ family protein gives MKLGVTVFLEDYIQKFQGQRIGLVTNMTGVDSSLIPTIDLFYEHSDIHLTALYGPEHGIRGDMKEGEKIESSIDPYTNLPVYSLYGEHRKPSKEMLDPVDVIVFDLQDIGARYYTYIYTMAYVMEACAENGKHFVVLDRPNPISGIATEGNLVEEDLRSFVGLYPIPNRHGMTVGEIAQLYKYEFGIKCELTVIPMEDWHRDMYFDETGLFWVPPSPNSTGIDMSILYPGTCLIEGTNLSEGRGTTKPFEYIGAPFIEGYRLAKAFNERNIPGILARPVSFMPTYQKYKNEICEGVQLHIVDRYQLHSLSAGLTLLEIIAQLHPNEFEFKQDKEKNRYFFDLIAGTRKVRNHILQGTIQDFVDNCRKDLEDFNKRKQAYLLY, from the coding sequence ATGAAATTGGGTGTAACGGTATTTTTAGAGGATTATATCCAAAAGTTCCAAGGACAGAGGATAGGATTAGTGACAAATATGACTGGGGTGGATAGTTCTCTAATTCCAACTATTGATTTATTTTATGAGCATTCTGACATTCATTTAACCGCATTGTACGGTCCAGAGCATGGAATTAGAGGTGATATGAAAGAAGGAGAAAAAATAGAATCCTCTATTGATCCGTACACCAATCTGCCAGTATATAGCCTATATGGAGAGCATCGAAAGCCAAGTAAGGAAATGCTTGATCCTGTTGATGTAATTGTATTTGATTTGCAGGATATTGGTGCCAGGTATTATACCTATATCTATACAATGGCTTATGTAATGGAGGCATGTGCAGAGAATGGGAAGCATTTTGTTGTACTCGACAGACCGAATCCAATTTCAGGTATAGCGACAGAAGGAAATTTAGTAGAGGAAGATTTGCGATCATTTGTAGGTCTATATCCCATTCCAAATAGGCATGGGATGACGGTAGGGGAGATTGCTCAACTCTATAAATATGAGTTTGGAATCAAGTGTGAACTAACTGTTATCCCTATGGAGGATTGGCATCGTGATATGTATTTTGATGAAACAGGTCTTTTTTGGGTACCGCCATCACCAAATTCAACTGGTATTGATATGAGTATTCTGTATCCAGGTACGTGCTTAATTGAGGGGACGAATTTATCAGAAGGAAGGGGTACGACGAAACCTTTTGAATATATTGGTGCTCCTTTTATTGAGGGTTATCGTCTAGCGAAAGCTTTCAATGAGAGAAACATACCTGGAATACTAGCGCGGCCAGTTTCCTTTATGCCTACGTATCAAAAGTATAAGAACGAGATTTGTGAGGGCGTGCAGTTACATATTGTCGATCGTTACCAACTGCATTCCCTATCTGCTGGCTTGACCTTACTTGAAATAATCGCCCAACTGCACCCTAATGAATTTGAGTTTAAGCAGGACAAAGAGAAAAATAGGTATTTTTTTGATTTAATTGCGGGAACTAGAAAGGTAAGAAATCACATATTACAAGGTACAATACAGGACTTTGTGGATAATTGTCGTAAAGATCTTGAGGATTTTAATAAGAGGAAACAAGCGTATTTACTATATTAG
- a CDS encoding DUF624 domain-containing protein: MLSISKLLKKTGHQIFLNILTVLGVSICWSLFIVPAIFLLPIQWAIVFLILTFIPSTTAAYAVMHHVLEGKKYKFGMFLKSFLRYYRRAFLLGLVYSLAVLIPLSEWWYYFTINHSYFIFIFSVFQTYLCLTFLATQVYAIPMLVLKDCKMLAAMNQSIKEFMGHTWYTIGLFIQILCITVLISFTVIGFFLLFIGMLAVFVLNATRNLELDKKKETIIEKSRIEQTV; the protein is encoded by the coding sequence ATGTTATCAATCAGCAAACTTCTGAAAAAAACAGGACATCAAATATTTTTAAATATCCTTACAGTGCTGGGGGTTAGTATATGTTGGTCTTTATTTATCGTTCCTGCCATTTTTCTACTTCCTATTCAATGGGCAATTGTCTTTCTTATCTTAACCTTTATTCCCTCGACAACTGCAGCATATGCAGTCATGCATCATGTATTAGAAGGCAAAAAGTATAAGTTCGGAATGTTTTTAAAGTCCTTTCTACGTTATTACAGAAGAGCATTTCTATTAGGATTGGTTTATAGCTTAGCTGTTCTTATTCCATTATCTGAATGGTGGTATTACTTCACTATCAATCATAGTTATTTTATTTTTATCTTTAGTGTCTTTCAGACGTATTTATGCTTAACATTTCTTGCAACCCAGGTTTATGCGATTCCAATGTTAGTCCTTAAAGATTGTAAGATGTTAGCAGCTATGAATCAATCGATTAAAGAGTTTATGGGGCACACTTGGTACACCATTGGTCTTTTTATACAAATTTTATGCATTACCGTATTGATTAGTTTTACAGTTATAGGTTTCTTTTTACTCTTCATCGGAATGCTAGCCGTTTTTGTATTAAATGCAACAAGGAACTTGGAGCTTGATAAGAAAAAAGAAACGATTATAGAAAAAAGTAGAATTGAGCAAACGGTATGA
- a CDS encoding ABC transporter ATP-binding protein: protein MAEVKFINVVKEFEDERKGKVRAVNDANFTVKDKEFLVFVGPSGCGKTTSLRMIAGLERQSSGDIYIGNRLVNKVHPKDRDIAMVFQDYALYPHMTIKENLAFGLKNLKTPKAEIEKKINEAAAILSIENLLDRKPRELSGGQKQRIAVGRAIVRNPSVFLFDEPLSNLDAKLRVQMRVELSELHKRLGATVIYVTHDQVEAMTLGQRIVVMNQGEIQQIAAPEELYENPNNMFVAGFIGSPPMNFIKCRLDGNKLIAADCTFTIPSEKLEKYKKYQGKEVILGIRPEDILSTNLLSYQPETNIVQRTLKVVEHLGAELLFYFSVGDDQVTGRVSADAKLTGLTKVELFFNLEKMHLFDPTTQVRI, encoded by the coding sequence ATGGCAGAAGTAAAATTTATTAATGTGGTAAAAGAATTTGAGGATGAAAGAAAGGGGAAAGTTCGCGCAGTAAATGATGCGAATTTTACTGTTAAAGATAAAGAATTTCTTGTATTCGTTGGTCCATCTGGTTGTGGGAAAACTACTTCCTTACGAATGATAGCTGGATTGGAAAGGCAATCTAGTGGAGATATCTATATTGGAAATCGACTAGTGAATAAGGTTCATCCAAAGGATAGAGATATAGCGATGGTATTCCAGGATTATGCACTCTATCCGCATATGACAATAAAGGAAAACTTAGCCTTTGGATTAAAAAATTTAAAAACTCCTAAGGCTGAAATAGAGAAAAAAATCAATGAGGCAGCAGCTATTTTAAGCATCGAAAATTTATTAGATAGAAAACCACGTGAATTAAGTGGTGGACAAAAGCAGCGTATTGCTGTTGGAAGAGCCATTGTCCGTAATCCTAGTGTATTTTTATTTGATGAACCATTAAGTAATTTAGACGCTAAATTACGGGTACAAATGCGTGTAGAGCTTTCGGAATTACATAAAAGATTAGGGGCAACTGTTATATATGTAACACATGATCAAGTAGAAGCGATGACACTAGGTCAAAGAATAGTAGTCATGAATCAAGGAGAAATTCAACAAATTGCTGCACCTGAAGAATTATATGAGAATCCTAATAATATGTTTGTTGCAGGTTTTATTGGTTCACCCCCAATGAACTTTATAAAATGTAGATTAGATGGAAATAAATTAATTGCTGCTGATTGTACTTTCACAATACCTTCAGAAAAGCTAGAAAAGTACAAAAAGTATCAAGGTAAAGAGGTGATCTTAGGGATTCGACCTGAGGATATTCTTTCTACTAATCTATTAAGTTATCAACCAGAGACAAATATTGTCCAACGAACATTAAAGGTGGTCGAGCATCTCGGAGCGGAATTGCTATTTTACTTTAGTGTTGGTGATGATCAGGTTACAGGCAGAGTAAGTGCGGATGCAAAGCTTACTGGTCTGACGAAAGTTGAACTATTCTTTAATCTCGAAAAGATGCATCTATTCGACCCAACTACACAAGTAAGAATTTAG
- a CDS encoding carbohydrate ABC transporter permease, protein MELKSVTDPQYQIILDEKRDLRRKTFKRIGLSVVYIILGIWAVFTFVPLLWMLSSSFKDSSAITAVPPELIPKRPTLDAFKRIFEVGGMARWFLNSTIVAGVSTIINVFFAALAGYAFSKLKFPGRNSIFWILLSSMMIPGQVTLIPLYILVVNTFQLENTFVGLIVPGMISVGSIFLMKQFMSSLPSSLIDAGRIDACSEFGIFWKIILPMSKPGLAVLGIFTFVGHWNNFFWPFLVTNTNSMRTLQVGLTSFRFENLQDYGAMMAGAVCSAIPMIIVFLALQKYFLKGITIGAVKG, encoded by the coding sequence ATGGAGCTTAAATCTGTAACTGATCCTCAATATCAAATTATACTTGATGAGAAAAGAGATTTAAGAAGAAAGACATTTAAACGGATAGGACTATCTGTTGTTTATATTATTTTAGGAATATGGGCGGTATTCACCTTCGTTCCTTTACTGTGGATGCTCAGTTCCTCCTTCAAGGATTCATCAGCAATTACAGCTGTCCCACCAGAATTAATACCTAAAAGGCCAACTTTAGATGCTTTTAAAAGAATTTTTGAAGTAGGTGGAATGGCGAGATGGTTTTTAAACAGTACGATTGTAGCGGGAGTAAGCACGATTATTAATGTATTTTTTGCTGCATTAGCTGGATATGCATTTTCGAAGCTTAAATTTCCGGGGAGAAACTCTATTTTTTGGATTTTGCTTTCATCGATGATGATTCCTGGACAAGTTACTCTTATTCCGCTTTATATTTTGGTTGTAAATACATTCCAACTGGAAAATACATTTGTCGGTTTAATTGTACCAGGAATGATTAGTGTGGGAAGTATTTTCTTAATGAAGCAATTCATGAGTTCACTTCCAAGTTCTCTTATTGATGCTGGAAGAATTGACGCATGTAGTGAATTCGGAATCTTTTGGAAAATTATTCTCCCGATGTCTAAGCCTGGCTTAGCAGTTCTAGGTATTTTTACTTTCGTTGGTCATTGGAATAATTTTTTCTGGCCGTTCCTAGTAACAAATACTAATAGTATGAGAACTTTACAAGTTGGTTTAACAAGTTTTCGATTTGAAAATTTGCAAGATTATGGAGCAATGATGGCAGGAGCCGTATGCAGTGCCATTCCTATGATTATAGTATTCCTTGCGTTGCAAAAGTATTTCTTAAAAGGTATCACTATTGGGGCTGTTAAAGGATAG
- a CDS encoding carbohydrate ABC transporter permease: protein MAFAVRGTPKKWSWENFKQFMKDYGWCYAFIALPFLLFLVFTVYPLITAFIMSFQEYGIMESKFIGLDNYKYLLENDIFWKSMKNTVIYTIGTVPVNIIITFFLALMIFPLNKRSQTFFKASFYLPAVTSGITMSLIWLWMFDPTQSGLMNIILGWFGIDQQMWLASSSSALFSIMLMTYIGGHGSGVILYLAAMGGIPRSLYEAADIDAASWWSKLKNITWPLLKPTTLYMLITGVIGSFQVFEATYVMTQGGPNFATTTIAYLIYQHAFQYYQFGLASAEAFILGFIIIVISILQFKYMSSDVEY from the coding sequence ATGGCCTTTGCAGTAAGAGGGACTCCTAAAAAATGGTCATGGGAAAACTTTAAACAGTTTATGAAGGATTATGGCTGGTGTTATGCATTTATTGCGTTACCATTTCTTTTATTTCTTGTTTTTACTGTGTATCCATTAATAACGGCTTTTATCATGAGTTTTCAAGAATATGGAATCATGGAATCAAAATTTATCGGATTAGATAATTATAAGTATTTACTAGAAAATGATATATTCTGGAAATCAATGAAAAATACAGTTATCTATACAATAGGTACTGTACCGGTGAATATCATTATTACATTTTTCTTAGCTTTAATGATTTTTCCCCTTAATAAACGTTCTCAAACATTTTTTAAGGCTTCATTTTATCTTCCTGCAGTCACATCGGGAATAACTATGTCATTAATTTGGTTATGGATGTTCGACCCTACTCAATCAGGATTAATGAATATTATTTTAGGTTGGTTTGGAATAGACCAACAAATGTGGCTTGCTAGTTCTAGTTCCGCATTATTCTCAATTATGTTAATGACATATATTGGAGGACATGGGAGTGGGGTTATCCTATATTTGGCAGCAATGGGTGGAATTCCGAGATCGCTTTATGAGGCTGCTGATATTGATGCTGCGAGCTGGTGGTCGAAATTAAAGAATATTACCTGGCCATTATTAAAACCAACCACACTTTATATGCTAATCACTGGTGTGATCGGCTCGTTCCAAGTATTTGAAGCTACATATGTGATGACCCAAGGGGGCCCTAACTTTGCCACGACAACCATTGCCTATTTAATTTATCAGCATGCCTTCCAATATTATCAATTTGGGTTAGCTTCTGCTGAGGCATTTATTTTAGGTTTTATTATTATCGTCATTTCGATCTTACAATTTAAATATATGTCTAGTGACGTAGAATACTAG
- a CDS encoding ABC transporter substrate-binding protein, whose product MKKLLVLFVSLILVVSMVGCSSKESSGESKDGKDVITVWTFPHYRENKETGQKGYEDHLKELIADIEKDNPDIKVKYEILSWEEGDKKFDIALNSGNPPDIFFSVMQPKYIKTGLAVPLDKYLTQEDLDDIEPFAKNNFSSDGKIWAISQWISIHTWGGNKKLLEAAGADVAKIQKDGWTWQEFYDISEKISKMKSKDGKKVYGFATQGKNEETFTHLMRNNGVVKSVSEDGKFHWNDEKAVETLKFMKKLMDTGVMPKETAGIDEQKVIDMFTAGEVGIYGRTGPYQVRFNDNRNKEIDAGKTKGEKIDFVLLPFPHNEGEKEVATGGGGGMWLFKQKKYKGDKHTDNAAKVLKYITGTKSSVTAATMFIPPARKSGQEMYKDLLQLNTDNGQFIKRTLDYVVPGAKLEPELAQKQDQILNDGIRPKFQGFLAGELTPEQAVKEWSEVAKNVLK is encoded by the coding sequence ATGAAAAAGCTACTGGTCTTATTTGTTTCATTGATACTAGTTGTTTCAATGGTTGGCTGTAGTAGTAAGGAATCAAGTGGGGAGTCAAAGGATGGGAAAGATGTAATCACAGTTTGGACGTTTCCACATTATCGAGAAAATAAGGAAACTGGCCAAAAGGGCTATGAGGACCATTTAAAGGAACTAATTGCTGATATTGAAAAAGATAACCCAGATATTAAAGTAAAATATGAAATTTTATCATGGGAAGAAGGAGATAAAAAGTTTGATATTGCTTTAAACTCAGGAAATCCTCCTGATATCTTCTTTTCTGTTATGCAGCCAAAGTATATAAAAACAGGTTTAGCGGTTCCATTAGATAAATATTTAACTCAGGAAGACTTAGATGACATAGAACCATTTGCTAAAAATAATTTCTCGAGTGATGGGAAGATTTGGGCTATTTCTCAATGGATTTCGATTCATACCTGGGGTGGAAATAAGAAGTTGCTAGAAGCTGCTGGAGCTGATGTAGCGAAAATTCAAAAAGATGGATGGACATGGCAGGAATTTTACGATATTTCAGAAAAAATTTCAAAAATGAAATCAAAAGATGGAAAGAAAGTTTATGGATTTGCTACTCAAGGTAAAAATGAAGAAACATTTACCCACTTAATGAGAAATAACGGTGTTGTAAAGTCTGTATCAGAAGATGGAAAATTCCATTGGAATGATGAAAAGGCTGTTGAAACGCTTAAATTCATGAAGAAGCTAATGGATACAGGGGTAATGCCAAAGGAAACTGCTGGTATTGATGAACAAAAGGTTATTGATATGTTTACTGCTGGTGAGGTTGGCATCTATGGTAGAACTGGTCCGTATCAAGTCCGCTTTAATGATAATCGAAATAAAGAAATTGATGCAGGAAAAACAAAAGGTGAAAAAATCGACTTTGTTTTACTTCCATTCCCACATAATGAAGGAGAAAAAGAAGTAGCTACCGGCGGTGGTGGCGGTATGTGGTTATTTAAGCAAAAGAAATATAAAGGAGATAAACATACTGATAATGCAGCGAAAGTATTGAAATATATTACTGGCACGAAGTCTAGTGTAACAGCTGCAACAATGTTTATTCCACCGGCAAGAAAATCTGGCCAAGAAATGTATAAGGATCTCTTACAATTAAATACTGATAACGGTCAATTTATTAAAAGAACATTGGATTACGTTGTTCCGGGTGCAAAATTAGAACCAGAACTTGCGCAAAAGCAAGACCAAATTCTGAATGATGGAATACGACCAAAATTCCAAGGATTTTTAGCTGGTGAACTAACACCTGAACAAGCCGTTAAGGAATGGTCAGAGGTTGCCAAAAATGTACTTAAGTAA